From a region of the Pseudoxanthomonas sp. X-1 genome:
- a CDS encoding Na+/H+ antiporter subunit C → MELALASAIGILAAAGIWLMLRARTFDVILGLTLLSYATNLLIFAGGRLRPGQPPVLVDGQPADLAHYADPLPQALVLTAIVIAFAMTAVSLVLAMRSRADNHSDHVDAHDAAPEPPAPPPRETRP, encoded by the coding sequence ATGGAACTCGCCCTGGCCAGCGCCATCGGCATCCTCGCCGCGGCCGGCATCTGGCTGATGCTGCGCGCGCGCACCTTCGACGTGATCCTGGGCCTGACCCTGCTGTCCTACGCCACCAACCTGCTGATCTTCGCCGGCGGGCGGCTGCGGCCGGGCCAGCCGCCGGTGCTGGTGGACGGCCAGCCGGCCGACCTGGCGCACTACGCCGATCCGCTGCCGCAGGCGCTGGTGCTGACCGCGATCGTGATCGCCTTCGCCATGACCGCGGTCAGCCTGGTGCTGGCCATGCGCAGCCGTGCCGACAACCACAGCGACCATGTCGATGCGCACGACGCCGCGCCCGAACCGCCGGCCCCGCCGCCGCGGGAGACGCGCCCGTGA
- a CDS encoding monovalent cation/H+ antiporter subunit D, translated as MSHLPLWPIVLPLLGAALALFLEHRRFGWTARRWAAWALMALQGVAVAAVVARVADGRVEAYLLGDWPARLGIALMADRLSGWMLAVTWLLGAACLLHACAGWDRRAPHFHAFFQLQLMGLNGAFLTGDVFNLFVFFEVLLSASYGLLASGGRGLRLRGAFHYVAFNIAASAVFLIALGLIYGLLGSLNMAELSARIGQVPPAQAGLVKAAFGLLLVVFCAKAALLPLYLWLPETYARAPAAVAALFAVMTKVGLYAVLRVSTLLLGAQAGLLAGFARPALLWLGAGTLVVAALGVLGSARLRLMVGYLVIWSAATLFVAFALGQAQTIGAGLYYLAHSTFVAAALFLIADLIRRRRGAAGDDKAVVAPLPGRAVPGTLFLIAAVSAAGLPPLSGFLAKAALLSAVPPAQTPLVWSVVLLSSLLVIIGLSRAGVRLFWRLPAQVEQAECEQPVPARARPQETWATVLLLAYGVAMTAFAAPLMRYTDAAGAQMLDAAGYTGELRAAPSVLRAP; from the coding sequence GTGAGCCACCTGCCGCTGTGGCCGATCGTGCTGCCGCTGCTGGGCGCGGCGCTGGCGCTGTTCCTGGAGCACCGCCGCTTCGGCTGGACGGCGCGGCGCTGGGCGGCCTGGGCGCTGATGGCGCTGCAGGGCGTGGCGGTGGCCGCGGTGGTGGCGCGCGTGGCCGATGGCCGGGTCGAGGCCTACCTGCTGGGCGACTGGCCGGCGCGGCTGGGCATCGCGCTGATGGCCGACCGCCTGTCGGGGTGGATGCTGGCGGTGACCTGGCTGCTGGGCGCGGCCTGCCTGCTGCACGCCTGCGCTGGCTGGGACCGGCGCGCACCGCATTTCCATGCCTTCTTCCAGCTGCAGCTGATGGGGCTCAACGGCGCCTTCCTCACCGGCGATGTGTTCAACCTGTTCGTGTTCTTCGAGGTGCTGCTGAGCGCCAGCTACGGCCTGCTGGCCAGCGGCGGGCGCGGGCTGCGCCTGCGCGGGGCGTTCCACTACGTGGCCTTCAACATCGCCGCCTCGGCGGTGTTCCTGATCGCGCTGGGGCTGATCTACGGGCTGCTGGGCTCGCTCAACATGGCCGAGCTCTCCGCCCGCATCGGCCAGGTGCCGCCGGCGCAGGCCGGGCTGGTCAAGGCCGCCTTCGGCCTGCTGCTGGTGGTGTTCTGCGCCAAGGCCGCGCTGTTGCCGCTGTACCTGTGGCTACCGGAGACCTATGCGCGCGCGCCGGCGGCGGTGGCGGCGCTGTTCGCGGTGATGACCAAGGTCGGCCTGTATGCGGTGCTGCGGGTCAGCACCCTGCTGCTGGGCGCGCAGGCCGGGTTGCTGGCCGGCTTCGCCCGCCCCGCGCTGCTGTGGCTGGGCGCCGGCACGCTGGTGGTGGCCGCGCTGGGCGTGCTGGGGTCGGCTCGGCTGCGGCTGATGGTCGGCTATCTGGTGATCTGGTCGGCGGCCACGCTGTTCGTGGCCTTCGCCCTGGGCCAGGCGCAGACCATCGGGGCCGGGCTGTACTACCTGGCGCACAGCACCTTCGTGGCCGCCGCGCTGTTCCTGATCGCCGACCTGATCCGCCGCCGTCGCGGCGCGGCCGGCGACGACAAGGCGGTCGTCGCACCGCTTCCCGGGCGCGCGGTGCCGGGCACGCTGTTCCTGATCGCCGCGGTCTCGGCCGCGGGCCTGCCGCCGCTGTCCGGCTTTCTGGCCAAGGCCGCGCTGCTCTCGGCCGTGCCGCCGGCGCAGACGCCGCTGGTGTGGTCCGTCGTGCTGCTCTCCAGCCTGCTGGTGATCATCGGCCTCAGCCGTGCCGGCGTGCGCCTGTTCTGGCGCCTGCCCGCGCAGGTGGAACAGGCCGAATGCGAGCAGCCGGTGCCCGCCCGCGCGCGGCCGCAGGAGACCTGGGCCACGGTGCTGCTGCTGGCCTACGGCGTGGCGATGACGGCCTTCGCCGCGCCGCTGATGCGCTACACCGACGCGGCCGGGGCGCAGATGCTGGATGCGGCCGGCTACACCGGCGAACTGCGCGCGGCGCCGTCCGTGCTGAGGGCGCCGTGA